One Candidatus Dependentiae bacterium genomic window, ACTTCGTTTTCTTTTTGTGCACTGCATGCTTCTTGCAATGCTTCTTGCATAAAAACAATATCTTTTTCTTTGCCAAAAACACTTGCATTCATAATGCCTCACTTGATTTACTATAACAATGGTAAACAACTAGAAAAAAATGAATATTTGATTATACTAATTGTAACACTATTCTTAACATTATCATTTTCAGTATAGTGCCTCTATAAACTGTGTAAAAAAAGATAAAAATTTGGCAGGAGATGCCTATGGCAAAAGATCCAAAAGATCCTAAAGATCACAATAGTCCAAAAGAATATACAGCAAGTATGATTCGAGTTATGGAAGGACTCGAAGCCGTACGCAAACGTCCTGCTATGTACATTGGATCAACCAGCGTACATGGTTTACACCATCTCGTATATGAAGTTGTTGATAACTCAGTGGACGAAGCTCTTGCTGGTCATTGCAATACTATTCATGTAACGTTGAACACTGACGGCTCATGTACCGTTGAAGATAATGGGCGTGGTATTCCAACCGGTATTCATCCTACAGAAGGCATATCGGCTGCTGAGGTAGTACTTACCAAGTTACATGCCGGTGGTAAATTCGAAAAAGAAGCATACAAATTTTCTGGTGGTTTACATGGCGTTGGTGTGTCTGTTGTAAACGCGCTTTCTGAATGGCTCAAAATTACCATTTTTCAAGATGGTAAAATTCATTTTCAAGAATATAAACGAGGCAAACCAGTAGCGCCATTGCATGTGATTGGTGAAACAAAAAAGCGTGGTACCGTTGTACAATTTTTACCCGATCCACAAATCTTTACTGAAACTACTGACTTCAGTTTTGAAACATTGTCCGCACGCTTGCGTGAATTAGCATTTCTTAATAAAGGACTGCGTATCACACTTGAGGATAAGCGCGAAAACAAAAAACACGAATTCTTTTTTGAAGGTGGCATTGTTTCATTCGTTGAACATATCAATAAAAAGAAAATTCCACTTTTCCCTGAAGTTATTACCTTTGAACAAAGCGATGATAATTACGTACTTGAAGTCGCTATGCAGTACAATGATGGGTATGGAGAACAACTATTTTCTTTCGTAAACAACATTAATACGGCAGAAGGTGGTACGCATGTTTCTGGCTTTAAATCCGCACTCACCAAAGTTTGCAACAAGAAAGCACAAGAATTAGGCATCATTAAAGGTGGTGATGGTTTTTCAAGTGATGATGTACGTGAAGGCTTGGTAGCAGTTCTCAACATCAAGGTACCAGAACCGCAATTTGAAGGCCAAACAAAAACTAAATTAGGTAATAGCGAAGTAAAAGGTATTGTTGATTCATGGACCTTTGCATATCTTGATACTTACTTTGAAGAAAACCCTTCAATCATGCGTAAGATTCTGCAAAAGGCAGAACTTGCGAAACGTGCTCGAGATGCTGCAAAAAAAGCCCGCGAATTAACACGCCGCAAAAGTGTTTTGGAATCAGCTATTTTGCCGGGTAAACTCGCAGATTGTACCATTGAAGATCCATCACAAACAGAACTGTTCATTGTAGAGGGTGATTCTGCGGGAGGTTCTGCAAAACAAGGTCGTGATCGTCTGAACCAAGCAATTTTACCGCTTAGAGGTAAAATCTTAAACGCAGAAAAAGCTCGTTTAGATAAATTACTTTCTAATGAAGAGATCAAAGCATTAATATCTGCTATTGGTGCAGGTATTGGAGAAGAATTTGATGCAAACAAAGCGCGTTATCATAAAATAATTCTTATGACTGATGCTGACGTTGATGGATCACACATTCGCACGCTGCTTCTTACGTTCTTCTTTAGATATATGAAGCCTCTTATTGAACAAGGTTACTTGTATATTGCCAAACCACCATTATACAAGGCGAAAATTGGCAAAAAAGAAGAATACCTCAAAGATGAAAAATCATTTACTGAGTTTTTATATGATTGGGCACGCGAACAGACGGAGCTCTATGTTAAAGATCAGCTTATGGATGCCACCATTTACAATAAGCTTCTTAATGAATTGCTCGTATACGATGAGCAATTAATTAAACTTGGTGGAAAATTTAGACTCGCACAGGACCAATGCCATCAATTGGTTGCCGCAATGCGCGTATTCCCATGGCAAGCAAATGAAGGTGTAGATGCACTTATTGAAAACCTTAAAAAAGTATTCAAACAATATAGTATCTCACATGAAAAATCTCACATTCCTGCTGACATTGAAGATCCACACACAGAATACATTGAACAATATGGCGATATTGTGTTCAGACAATTAAGCAAAGAATGGACAGTGCCATTTGAGTTCTTCACCTCTTCAGAAATTCAAACTTTGCTTAATCAGCTCAACAAATTAAGTTTGGTAGAAGACCATACCTGGAAAATTCAGGCTCTTACCAAAGATCGGTCCGTATCAGGTAAAGGTGCGAGCAAATTTATGCAAGCAATAAGCGCTCTGAGCAAACCTTACATGAATATCCAACGCTATAAAGGTTTGGGTGAAATGAATCCTGAACAATTATGGGAAACATCGATGGATGCAAAAACACGTACCATGCTCAAGGTTACCATTGAAGATGCTCTCGAGGCAGATCACTGGTTCAATACACTCATGGGTGATGATGTACAAGGACGTAAAGAATACATTGAAACCTTTGGACACTTTGTACGTAACTTGGATATATAGTTTATGCAAAGACCTCAGTACAACACTGAGGTCTTTTTAATAATTAAATATTTATGAACAATTCATTACTTACATCTATTCATACATTCATTCAACAACATAATCTACTGCCTTCTGGCTCTCGTGTTGTGCTTGGCTTGTCTGGCGGTCCTGATTCCATATTTTTGTTATACATATTAGCCGATCTGCACAAGCAAGGAATCATTCAGTTAACCGCGGCTCACCTTGACCATGAATGGCGTGCTGATTCGTCAAAAGATGTTAAATTTTGCCAAATGGTAACGCATAAGCTAGGAA contains:
- the gyrB gene encoding DNA topoisomerase (ATP-hydrolyzing) subunit B, whose product is MAKDPKDPKDHNSPKEYTASMIRVMEGLEAVRKRPAMYIGSTSVHGLHHLVYEVVDNSVDEALAGHCNTIHVTLNTDGSCTVEDNGRGIPTGIHPTEGISAAEVVLTKLHAGGKFEKEAYKFSGGLHGVGVSVVNALSEWLKITIFQDGKIHFQEYKRGKPVAPLHVIGETKKRGTVVQFLPDPQIFTETTDFSFETLSARLRELAFLNKGLRITLEDKRENKKHEFFFEGGIVSFVEHINKKKIPLFPEVITFEQSDDNYVLEVAMQYNDGYGEQLFSFVNNINTAEGGTHVSGFKSALTKVCNKKAQELGIIKGGDGFSSDDVREGLVAVLNIKVPEPQFEGQTKTKLGNSEVKGIVDSWTFAYLDTYFEENPSIMRKILQKAELAKRARDAAKKARELTRRKSVLESAILPGKLADCTIEDPSQTELFIVEGDSAGGSAKQGRDRLNQAILPLRGKILNAEKARLDKLLSNEEIKALISAIGAGIGEEFDANKARYHKIILMTDADVDGSHIRTLLLTFFFRYMKPLIEQGYLYIAKPPLYKAKIGKKEEYLKDEKSFTEFLYDWAREQTELYVKDQLMDATIYNKLLNELLVYDEQLIKLGGKFRLAQDQCHQLVAAMRVFPWQANEGVDALIENLKKVFKQYSISHEKSHIPADIEDPHTEYIEQYGDIVFRQLSKEWTVPFEFFTSSEIQTLLNQLNKLSLVEDHTWKIQALTKDRSVSGKGASKFMQAISALSKPYMNIQRYKGLGEMNPEQLWETSMDAKTRTMLKVTIEDALEADHWFNTLMGDDVQGRKEYIETFGHFVRNLDI